A genome region from Methanobacterium subterraneum includes the following:
- a CDS encoding TIGR00269 family protein has product MKHLDSQNFNQKLETKVKKVITEYNLIDDGDKVAVALSGGKDSVLTLQILDKLLKEGVFDFKLLAIAIDEGIGGYREEGIESARNNAYQLGVEYHEVSIETELGFSLDEASQFFQTACVPCGVFRRHLLNRTACQLGSDKLATGHNLDDEVQSFLMSFARADVRRFAKFGPKQDRIHPKMVPRIKPLWLVPEKEVGIWAIMNEVDVHLAECPYAHQSLRSRLKNYLNHLEENHPGTKMNLLKFFQKNLQLDKKKVKLAQCQICGEPSSASTCKACEMQELIKQKL; this is encoded by the coding sequence ATGAAACACCTGGACAGCCAGAACTTCAACCAGAAACTTGAAACAAAGGTTAAAAAGGTAATAACCGAATATAACCTGATAGATGATGGTGATAAGGTAGCAGTTGCTCTTTCGGGGGGAAAAGACAGTGTTCTAACCCTTCAGATTCTGGATAAACTTTTAAAGGAAGGTGTTTTTGATTTTAAACTTCTGGCCATTGCTATTGATGAGGGGATCGGTGGTTATCGTGAAGAAGGAATAGAATCTGCTCGTAACAATGCCTATCAACTGGGAGTAGAGTATCATGAAGTATCCATTGAAACTGAGCTTGGATTTTCCCTGGATGAGGCATCCCAATTTTTCCAGACAGCATGTGTCCCCTGTGGAGTTTTCAGACGTCACCTCCTGAACCGCACCGCCTGCCAGTTAGGGTCAGATAAGCTGGCCACTGGCCACAACCTGGATGATGAAGTTCAATCCTTCCTGATGAGTTTCGCCAGAGCTGATGTAAGACGTTTCGCCAAGTTTGGCCCCAAACAGGACAGAATACACCCTAAAATGGTGCCACGCATCAAACCACTGTGGCTGGTGCCAGAAAAAGAAGTGGGAATATGGGCAATTATGAATGAAGTGGATGTACACCTGGCAGAATGTCCCTACGCCCATCAATCCCTACGTTCACGATTGAAAAATTACCTCAACCATCTGGAAGAGAACCACCCTGGCACCAAAATGAACTTGCTAAAATTTTTCCAAAAAAACCTGCAATTAGATAAAAAAAAGGTAAAACTAGCCCAGTGCCAGATATGTGGCGAACCATCATCAGCCTCCACATGTAAAGCCTGTGAGATGCAGGAATTAATAAAGCAGAAGTTATGA
- a CDS encoding GltB/FmdC/FwdC-like GXGXG domain-containing protein, with the protein METIKAENYTTRQLNIEIKKALSEEKNNLTLENPGKLDSIAVGLGPGAEITLNGDVGDFVAALNNGASIEIQGNVGRYVGDNMTSGEIIIKGSAEEGVGFGTYNGTIVVYGDAGDAVGQLNKGGILIIDGNMGKLAGLYMLSGDIIVTGDAGEDTGDWMIGGNIYVAGNYETGTNAAVRELDNQDQDKLSSLLQKYNIDAPVKDFIKIGPQELRPFYGKEEASK; encoded by the coding sequence TTGGAAACCATAAAAGCAGAAAACTACACAACCCGACAGTTGAACATTGAAATTAAAAAAGCACTATCTGAAGAAAAAAATAATTTAACCCTGGAAAATCCGGGTAAACTGGATTCAATTGCAGTAGGACTGGGTCCTGGAGCAGAAATCACCCTAAATGGCGATGTGGGAGATTTCGTGGCGGCACTGAATAACGGGGCCTCCATAGAAATACAGGGAAATGTTGGTCGCTACGTGGGTGACAACATGACCTCCGGGGAGATCATTATAAAGGGTTCCGCTGAGGAAGGAGTTGGATTCGGAACCTACAACGGCACCATAGTTGTTTACGGAGATGCTGGGGATGCAGTGGGTCAGCTAAACAAAGGAGGAATCCTGATAATAGATGGTAATATGGGCAAGCTCGCTGGACTCTACATGCTCAGTGGAGATATAATAGTCACAGGAGATGCAGGAGAGGATACTGGTGACTGGATGATCGGAGGAAACATATACGTTGCTGGAAACTACGAGACTGGTACCAATGCTGCAGTGAGAGAACTGGATAACCAGGACCAGGATAAACTATCATCACTACTCCAAAAATACAACATTGATGCCCCGGTAAAAGATTTCATTAAGATTGGGCCTCAGGAGTTAAGGCCATTTTATGGTAAAGAGGAGGCATCCAAATGA
- a CDS encoding DUF4013 domain-containing protein codes for MDIGYLTSDAMKYPSKDFKKIIILGLLIMISFLIFPAFMVMGYVFRVIKWSIAGVEELPDFDEWGELFIDGLKIFVVELVYFLVPSLIMFLGIWASIGSFISLSNSESTLAPAAVYSAFSVMSGLIILGMVVAIIFGVFFIIGVANMAYYNGELGAAFRFREIIDIIKAIGWVDFIIWYVMMILVAMAAGFIATFIGLMPILGWLVIILVIYPYLYLLYARAVGLLFVSGLEAL; via the coding sequence ATGGATATCGGATATTTAACTTCGGATGCTATGAAATATCCATCGAAGGATTTTAAAAAGATTATAATATTGGGATTATTGATAATGATCAGTTTCTTAATTTTTCCTGCTTTTATGGTAATGGGATATGTTTTCAGAGTTATTAAATGGTCGATTGCTGGGGTAGAGGAGCTTCCGGACTTTGATGAATGGGGAGAACTGTTCATTGATGGCCTTAAAATTTTTGTGGTGGAACTGGTCTACTTCCTTGTTCCCTCCCTGATCATGTTCCTGGGTATCTGGGCCTCCATTGGTTCATTTATCTCCCTGAGTAATTCTGAGAGTACTCTGGCTCCGGCTGCAGTTTACAGTGCCTTCAGTGTAATGAGTGGATTGATAATTCTGGGAATGGTGGTGGCCATTATATTCGGTGTGTTCTTCATCATCGGTGTGGCCAATATGGCTTATTACAATGGTGAACTAGGGGCTGCCTTCCGTTTCCGGGAAATAATAGATATCATTAAAGCCATTGGCTGGGTGGACTTTATCATCTGGTACGTGATGATGATTCTGGTGGCCATGGCTGCTGGATTCATAGCCACTTTTATTGGACTGATGCCCATTTTGGGGTGGCTTGTAATCATATTAGTCATTTACCCCTATTTGTATCTATTATACGCTCGTGCTGTTGGGCTTCTGTTTGTTTCAGGGTTAGAAGCCCTGTAA
- a CDS encoding ArsR family transcriptional regulator, whose protein sequence is MKTLITNLRGQCLFNASMKTQPEGLIILHYGKHRKTELDSFLKGGEIRIDTEDPHDALNRILEIIRGAKVHGDVYVAFGSGDIGPILNFAANKEEVSGIFTCFSEKVVRLPPFQLKISKTRLKIMETLIQNDFTAVEIGKKVGISRAMVYKHLNGLIDLGLVKRSPSMEKYSITDAGKMAMT, encoded by the coding sequence ATGAAAACCCTGATTACCAACTTAAGAGGACAATGCCTCTTTAATGCCTCTATGAAAACCCAACCAGAAGGGCTAATTATCTTACATTATGGGAAACATCGAAAAACAGAATTGGACTCTTTCCTAAAGGGAGGCGAAATTAGAATTGATACCGAAGATCCCCATGATGCATTGAATCGGATTTTAGAGATTATAAGAGGGGCTAAAGTACATGGGGATGTTTATGTAGCCTTTGGTTCAGGAGATATTGGCCCTATTTTAAACTTTGCAGCTAACAAAGAAGAAGTATCCGGAATTTTCACCTGTTTTTCGGAGAAGGTAGTTAGACTCCCACCATTTCAATTGAAAATATCCAAGACCCGTCTTAAAATAATGGAAACACTTATCCAGAATGATTTTACAGCTGTTGAGATTGGTAAAAAAGTTGGGATATCCAGAGCAATGGTTTACAAACATTTGAACGGACTGATAGACCTGGGACTGGTTAAAAGATCTCCTTCAATGGAAAAGTACAGCATAACTGATGCCGGGAAAATGGCCATGACCTAA
- a CDS encoding glutamate synthase-related protein translates to MKQILLTDPDKCDGCKECIEACAKVNGESGIFLHKMTEGYQTIVCQQCINPSCLKGCFRDAIYREDGVVKIDQDLCVGCRLCMLMCPIGSITHTEDKMLKCEQQCMASGEEQPACVKACEQNCLGVVDIKDFATGLQQNFEMDNSLGSSSIRPLSPSGELAMSTEGLCVFCGTCEIVCPTNAIKIVDSHAEIDKSKCIMCGSCTAACPVLIPTGAGSIWDPRTIADIRYTSKAGKYVLRGFGTERRLPSLDDIIILPGQASVSPVDKYREACNTKVVLGSRYAENPLELETPVLIAGMSFGALSEECKVAMAKGSALVGSCANTGEGGMLPRERECADKLMVQYSSGRFGVSADYLNVGDAIEVKIGQGAKPGMGGHLLAEKVSPKVAEIRGIPLGTDALSPARFLDATRPGDLGKHIELIREVTDWQVPIVVKLGPGRVKDDVQLVAEAGADVISVDGMEGGTGAAPEVVIEHTGIPTLAALMEAVRGLEEIGMKDTVDLIITGGIRSGADVAKSMALGADAVYIGTGAMIAMGCRACRMCYTGKCPVGVATQDPILCERLDVDLAAMRVANYIKSMTEETKMLAQLAGHNDIRKFSPDDLRALNSDTAKITGLRLTGL, encoded by the coding sequence ATGAAACAAATCCTTCTAACTGATCCTGACAAATGTGACGGATGTAAAGAATGTATCGAAGCCTGTGCCAAGGTAAACGGGGAAAGTGGTATTTTCCTACATAAAATGACTGAAGGTTACCAGACCATTGTCTGCCAGCAGTGCATAAACCCTTCATGTCTCAAGGGCTGCTTTAGAGATGCAATCTACCGTGAAGATGGTGTAGTGAAGATTGACCAGGATCTCTGTGTAGGCTGCCGCCTCTGCATGTTAATGTGCCCCATAGGAAGCATCACACACACTGAAGATAAGATGCTCAAATGTGAGCAGCAGTGCATGGCATCTGGAGAAGAACAGCCTGCCTGTGTTAAGGCCTGTGAACAGAATTGCCTGGGTGTGGTGGATATTAAAGATTTCGCCACCGGTCTGCAGCAGAACTTTGAAATGGATAACTCCCTAGGATCATCATCAATCCGTCCATTATCTCCATCTGGAGAACTGGCCATGTCAACCGAAGGCCTTTGTGTTTTCTGTGGGACCTGTGAAATTGTCTGCCCTACTAATGCCATTAAAATTGTGGACAGCCATGCAGAAATTGATAAAAGCAAGTGTATAATGTGCGGGTCATGTACAGCCGCGTGTCCGGTGCTTATACCAACTGGGGCCGGGAGTATATGGGATCCCCGAACAATTGCTGACATACGTTACACTTCTAAAGCAGGTAAGTATGTTCTTAGAGGTTTCGGTACAGAAAGAAGACTTCCTAGCCTGGATGATATCATAATACTCCCTGGACAAGCTTCTGTGTCTCCAGTGGACAAATACAGGGAGGCCTGTAACACCAAGGTTGTCCTGGGATCCAGGTACGCTGAGAACCCTCTGGAACTGGAAACACCAGTACTCATTGCAGGAATGTCTTTCGGAGCACTCTCTGAGGAATGTAAAGTAGCTATGGCCAAGGGATCCGCACTGGTTGGCTCCTGTGCCAACACCGGTGAAGGAGGAATGCTCCCCCGAGAAAGAGAATGCGCAGATAAACTCATGGTCCAATACTCCTCTGGTCGCTTCGGAGTTTCAGCAGACTACCTCAATGTGGGAGATGCCATAGAAGTTAAAATTGGTCAGGGGGCCAAACCAGGTATGGGGGGACACTTATTAGCCGAGAAGGTAAGTCCTAAGGTTGCTGAGATTAGGGGAATCCCTCTGGGAACTGATGCACTCAGCCCGGCCCGATTCCTGGATGCCACCAGGCCGGGAGATTTGGGTAAACACATCGAACTCATCCGTGAAGTCACTGACTGGCAGGTGCCTATTGTGGTTAAATTAGGTCCTGGACGGGTGAAAGATGATGTACAACTGGTTGCCGAAGCAGGTGCTGATGTGATATCTGTGGATGGGATGGAAGGAGGAACCGGCGCCGCACCGGAAGTGGTTATTGAACACACTGGAATCCCCACCCTCGCCGCACTGATGGAAGCAGTTCGCGGACTGGAAGAAATCGGTATGAAAGACACCGTGGACCTCATCATCACTGGCGGAATCAGAAGTGGAGCAGATGTGGCCAAATCAATGGCCCTAGGTGCAGATGCAGTGTACATTGGAACTGGGGCTATGATCGCCATGGGATGCCGGGCCTGCCGTATGTGTTACACTGGTAAGTGTCCGGTTGGAGTCGCCACCCAGGATCCGATACTCTGCGAACGTTTGGATGTGGATCTAGCTGCCATGCGCGTGGCCAACTACATTAAGTCCATGACTGAAGAAACCAAAATGCTGGCCCAGCTTGCTGGTCACAATGATATCCGCAAGTTCTCACCAGATGACCTGCGAGCCCTCAACAGTGACACTGCCAAGATAACTGGTCTTAGGCTGACTGGATTATAA
- a CDS encoding DegT/DnrJ/EryC1/StrS family aminotransferase yields the protein MIPVAKPLIGEEEIEEVEKVLRSGFIAQGPRVAEFEEAFASYIGTEHAIATSSGTTALHISLLAMGIGKGDEVITTPFSFAATGNCALYVGARPIFVDIDRATFNLDPNQIEQAITKKTKAIVPVHLYGQSAKMDSIRKIAEENDLLIVEDAAQAHGAMFQDKMVGSLGDMACFSFYPTKNMTTSEGGMITTNNAELADNARVLRAHGERGRYQHSVLGYNFRMTDIAAAIGLVQLKKLDGFNQKRIENAEYFTEHLKGICGIEPPFVSPEVKHVFHQYTVRVEDGKRNDLMNYLNQEDIGTGIHYPIPIYRQEIYQKMGYNTTCPLTEKAASEVLSLPVHPSLSVEELEKIVITLEGASDKFF from the coding sequence ATGATACCAGTTGCCAAGCCCCTTATCGGTGAAGAAGAGATTGAAGAAGTGGAAAAAGTTTTAAGATCAGGGTTCATAGCTCAGGGCCCACGAGTGGCAGAGTTTGAAGAAGCATTTGCCAGTTACATTGGAACAGAACACGCAATAGCCACCAGCTCAGGAACCACAGCCCTACACATTTCATTATTGGCCATGGGCATAGGGAAGGGTGATGAGGTTATAACCACTCCCTTCAGCTTTGCAGCCACCGGCAACTGTGCACTCTACGTGGGTGCCAGACCAATTTTTGTGGACATAGACCGTGCCACCTTTAACCTGGATCCCAACCAGATTGAACAGGCAATCACCAAAAAAACCAAGGCCATCGTACCGGTCCACCTCTACGGACAATCTGCAAAAATGGACAGTATTAGAAAAATAGCAGAAGAGAATGATCTTCTGATAGTTGAAGATGCTGCCCAGGCACACGGAGCCATGTTCCAGGATAAAATGGTTGGATCCCTGGGTGATATGGCCTGTTTCAGTTTTTACCCCACCAAAAACATGACTACCAGTGAAGGGGGCATGATAACCACCAACAATGCTGAACTCGCTGATAATGCCCGGGTACTGCGGGCTCATGGGGAAAGGGGAAGATATCAGCATTCTGTTCTGGGATACAATTTCCGGATGACAGATATTGCAGCGGCCATTGGCCTGGTGCAACTTAAAAAACTGGATGGGTTTAATCAGAAGAGAATAGAAAATGCAGAATATTTCACTGAACATTTAAAGGGAATTTGCGGAATTGAGCCTCCATTTGTTTCTCCAGAGGTTAAACACGTATTCCACCAGTACACGGTGAGAGTTGAAGACGGGAAAAGAAATGATCTAATGAACTACCTGAATCAGGAAGATATTGGGACTGGAATCCATTACCCCATCCCTATTTACCGACAGGAGATCTACCAGAAAATGGGATACAATACTACCTGTCCTTTAACCGAAAAAGCAGCCTCTGAAGTTTTATCTCTCCCGGTGCATCCTTCTCTCTCAGTTGAAGAACTGGAAAAAATAGTTATCACTCTGGAAGGAGCTTCAGACAAGTTTTTCTAA
- a CDS encoding GTPBP1 family GTP-binding protein, giving the protein MSTDNFSNLTRQGERKNIEFKENLNSDTHLLTARRQQLASQMKYRLERGHGEAIYFVGVNDDGLLLGLEKSQMDESLHVLGELAREINAKIVDVEKQSAERGEVAKVLISREQNSKPDHLLIGVAGHVDHGKSTLVGTLTTGKLDTGSGSTRIFLDVQKHEIERGLSADLSFAVYGFKNGEPVRIKNPLNKRDKALMVEKCDKLISFVDTVGHEPWLRTTIRGIVGQKLSHGLLVVAADQGPTHITREHLGIILAMELPVIVVMTKIDMVSPERIKAVRQDIFDLLKLVGRIPYMVKTMNDADFLTKNMNQHLVPVIKASPVTGEGLELLDRLFSGLEIPSHEEDAYKPFMMYIDKIYSVMGVGTVVSGTIRQGKVKKGEKLILGPSSSGDFLPVNVKTIEMHHYRKESAGVGEVVGISITGVEMDEIRRGMIICHPDYNPQAVREFDADVAILVHPTTIKDGYECITHIETIAETTCFRPLEQEYLSAGDTGQIRMRFKYRPYAICEGQKLIFREGKSKGVGTVTRVAIN; this is encoded by the coding sequence ATGAGTACCGATAATTTCTCCAATCTCACCCGGCAAGGTGAGAGGAAAAACATAGAATTCAAGGAAAATCTTAATTCAGATACTCATCTTTTAACTGCCCGCAGACAGCAACTGGCATCACAGATGAAGTACCGTCTGGAAAGGGGGCACGGTGAAGCTATTTATTTTGTTGGAGTTAATGATGACGGCTTGCTTTTGGGACTGGAAAAATCACAGATGGACGAATCACTCCATGTCCTGGGTGAACTGGCCCGGGAAATAAATGCCAAAATCGTGGATGTGGAGAAACAATCTGCCGAAAGAGGAGAAGTTGCCAAGGTACTCATCAGTCGCGAACAGAACAGCAAACCAGACCACTTACTCATTGGAGTGGCCGGGCATGTGGACCATGGGAAAAGCACCCTTGTGGGAACACTAACCACCGGAAAACTGGATACTGGTTCAGGGAGCACCCGTATATTTCTGGATGTTCAAAAACACGAAATAGAAAGGGGATTATCAGCTGATCTCTCCTTTGCCGTCTATGGTTTTAAAAATGGGGAACCAGTGCGAATAAAAAATCCGCTTAACAAGAGAGATAAGGCCCTGATGGTGGAAAAATGTGATAAACTTATTTCTTTCGTGGACACTGTAGGGCATGAACCATGGCTGCGCACCACCATCCGGGGGATTGTGGGTCAAAAACTAAGTCACGGACTTCTGGTGGTAGCAGCTGACCAGGGACCCACCCACATCACCAGGGAACACCTGGGGATCATCCTGGCCATGGAACTACCAGTTATAGTGGTAATGACCAAAATCGACATGGTAAGTCCAGAGAGGATTAAAGCGGTCAGGCAGGATATTTTTGATCTTCTGAAGTTAGTGGGAAGAATCCCCTACATGGTGAAAACCATGAATGACGCGGATTTCCTTACAAAAAACATGAACCAACACTTGGTTCCAGTTATTAAAGCATCCCCAGTTACTGGTGAGGGACTTGAACTTCTAGACCGGCTTTTTTCAGGTCTTGAAATTCCATCCCATGAGGAAGATGCTTATAAACCATTCATGATGTACATTGATAAAATATACTCAGTTATGGGTGTGGGCACCGTGGTCAGCGGCACCATAAGACAGGGTAAGGTTAAAAAGGGTGAAAAGCTTATTCTGGGACCTTCCAGTTCTGGTGATTTCCTTCCGGTGAATGTGAAGACCATTGAAATGCATCACTACCGCAAAGAAAGTGCTGGTGTGGGAGAAGTGGTGGGAATTTCCATCACCGGAGTGGAAATGGATGAAATAAGGAGGGGAATGATCATCTGTCATCCGGATTACAATCCTCAGGCGGTTAGGGAGTTTGATGCTGATGTGGCCATACTGGTACACCCCACTACCATTAAGGATGGTTACGAGTGCATAACTCATATTGAGACCATTGCTGAGACCACCTGTTTTAGACCACTTGAACAGGAATATCTGTCTGCTGGGGACACTGGCCAGATACGGATGAGATTCAAATACCGTCCCTATGCCATCTGTGAAGGGCAGAAACTAATATTCCGGGAAGGTAAAAGTAAGGGTGTGGGAACTGTAACCCGTGTTGCCATTAACTGA
- a CDS encoding CPBP family intramembrane glutamic endopeptidase, which translates to MSSLDSSISFLENASEGKNNWWRYLLTVIVSLVGGSLIAGIIVGVLLLVLSVFFSGEISNIYSFIQSAVSSPLFLVVLVGISYTISVFLFYICLRFVHHKKFSRVINTVSGLRWKLLFKGLVLWALILFILSLPDLILNPGSYQITYNSESFLILLIICLLAFPIQASFEEILFRGYLMQGFSLVSRKPWVPLVLTSLIFGSVHVFNGTNLYMDLSIVASTFVIGIMLGIITLGDNGIETAMGVHIANNLYVALFFNSTDSGLPGLPSMVTTQASEPFSGLPFLILAAVIMIAILFWGRKEDIIRIFR; encoded by the coding sequence ATGTCATCGCTCGATTCATCAATATCATTTTTAGAAAATGCTTCGGAAGGTAAAAACAACTGGTGGAGATACCTTTTAACGGTTATTGTATCTCTGGTTGGAGGCAGCCTGATAGCTGGAATTATAGTGGGAGTTTTATTGTTAGTGTTATCAGTTTTCTTCTCTGGAGAAATATCCAACATATACTCCTTCATTCAATCTGCTGTTTCCAGTCCTCTTTTCCTGGTGGTGTTAGTTGGTATCAGTTACACCATCTCTGTTTTCCTTTTTTATATCTGTCTAAGATTTGTGCACCATAAAAAGTTTTCAAGGGTAATCAACACAGTATCTGGCCTTAGATGGAAACTTTTATTTAAAGGACTGGTCTTATGGGCTTTGATCCTGTTTATACTTTCCTTACCAGATCTAATCTTAAATCCAGGAAGTTATCAGATTACCTATAACTCAGAGAGCTTCCTGATCCTTCTAATTATATGTCTTTTAGCCTTCCCTATACAGGCCTCATTTGAGGAGATCCTATTCCGAGGATACCTCATGCAAGGGTTCAGTTTGGTTTCCAGAAAACCATGGGTCCCGCTAGTACTAACCTCTCTAATATTCGGGAGTGTCCATGTTTTTAATGGAACTAACCTCTATATGGATCTGTCCATTGTGGCCTCTACCTTTGTCATTGGGATAATGCTGGGAATCATAACCCTGGGGGATAATGGTATAGAAACTGCCATGGGCGTGCACATAGCCAACAACCTTTATGTGGCATTATTTTTCAATTCCACAGATTCCGGGCTTCCCGGACTCCCTTCCATGGTCACGACCCAGGCATCGGAGCCATTCAGTGGCCTACCCTTCCTGATCCTGGCAGCGGTTATAATGATCGCAATCCTGTTTTGGGGACGTAAAGAAGATATCATAAGGATATTCCGTTAA
- a CDS encoding MTH1187 family thiamine-binding protein — translation MISAELTIIPIGTPGTSLSEYVAVAVSALDSTGIKYELSGMGTLIEANTPDELFEAIEIAHEAVFKAGSERVVTSVKIDDRRDRERTMADKVHSVEKKLP, via the coding sequence ATGATATCTGCAGAACTGACTATAATCCCAATAGGCACCCCTGGGACCAGTCTAAGCGAATATGTGGCCGTTGCTGTATCTGCATTGGATTCGACTGGAATTAAATATGAATTAAGTGGTATGGGCACCCTTATAGAAGCCAATACCCCTGATGAACTATTTGAAGCCATTGAGATTGCACATGAAGCCGTTTTTAAGGCGGGTTCAGAGCGTGTGGTCACCAGTGTTAAAATAGATGATCGCAGGGATCGTGAACGGACCATGGCGGATAAAGTACATTCGGTAGAGAAAAAACTGCCATGA
- a CDS encoding DUF4013 domain-containing protein, translating to MDIGEIISNSLSYPSQDWKKVLIYGILFLISFLIIPVFLVMGYFFRILKGSIAGFDELPDFDEWGDMLIDGLKIFVVQFVYFLIPAIVIFIGMWASLASLSVTDAGNMANPALFMGLMGGTAIIGIILAIILGLIASIAIANMALNNGEFGAAFRFSEILEQISMIGWGKYIVWYIVMIIVAMIGGIIAGLLNIIPIIGTVIAILVIYPYLYMFSARSLALLFGSSVEMESVE from the coding sequence ATGGATATTGGAGAAATTATTTCTAATTCCCTTAGTTACCCGTCTCAGGACTGGAAAAAAGTATTAATATATGGAATTCTGTTCCTTATAAGCTTTTTAATAATTCCAGTCTTCCTAGTAATGGGATACTTTTTCAGAATTTTAAAAGGTTCCATTGCCGGTTTTGACGAACTCCCTGACTTTGATGAATGGGGAGATATGTTAATAGACGGTTTGAAAATATTTGTAGTACAGTTTGTATACTTTTTGATCCCAGCGATAGTAATCTTTATTGGAATGTGGGCTTCACTCGCCAGCTTATCTGTGACTGACGCAGGTAATATGGCCAACCCTGCCTTATTCATGGGGCTCATGGGCGGAACCGCAATTATTGGAATTATCCTAGCCATAATCCTAGGATTAATCGCATCCATTGCCATTGCCAACATGGCCCTGAATAACGGTGAATTTGGAGCAGCATTCCGATTCAGTGAAATCCTTGAGCAAATATCCATGATCGGATGGGGCAAATACATTGTATGGTATATTGTGATGATAATCGTCGCCATGATCGGTGGAATAATTGCAGGTCTCCTGAACATAATCCCAATCATAGGAACTGTAATCGCCATTCTAGTGATCTACCCATACTTGTACATGTTCTCCGCAAGATCCCTGGCTTTGCTCTTCGGATCAAGTGTAGAAATGGAATCTGTTGAATAA
- a CDS encoding tRNA (guanine(10)-N(2))-dimethyltransferase, with the protein MVELKEIDFLYVEEGQVRVKIPQFEKVTSRAPVFFNPVMELNRDLSVVALTMYQHLKDDDMVICDAFGGSGIRGIRYAKEIEGVSLAVVNDLNPLAVELANENILENGLTNVKACREDANLILRKCKGKFDVVDIDPFGTPAPYVESAAASLKAGGLVCVTATDTSALCGTYRKPCIRKYGAKPLRNEYCHETGLRILAGFLSRTFSKYKKCLDFQFSHSTEHYMRLYALVGKGAKKTDESLENIGYIAYCPKCLNRQVFKGMAPRISMDCPECGEVWNVSGPLWCGKIQNAEFLNGMLDMVPEMEINQKNEVIKLLEKCLAESGAPPTFYDIHAICRKLKISAPPMEGVMNLIKDRGYMVTRTHFNPNGLKTDAPLSFIEDVIGSFK; encoded by the coding sequence ATGGTTGAATTAAAAGAAATAGATTTCTTATACGTGGAAGAAGGTCAAGTTAGGGTTAAGATTCCCCAATTCGAGAAAGTAACATCGAGAGCTCCGGTTTTTTTCAATCCAGTTATGGAACTTAACCGCGACTTATCAGTGGTTGCCCTGACCATGTACCAGCACTTGAAGGATGATGATATGGTTATCTGTGATGCCTTTGGAGGTAGTGGGATCAGAGGAATACGCTATGCTAAGGAGATTGAAGGTGTTTCTCTGGCTGTGGTAAATGATTTGAATCCCCTGGCAGTTGAACTGGCCAATGAAAACATCCTGGAAAATGGTTTGACCAATGTGAAGGCCTGTCGGGAGGATGCTAATCTAATTCTTCGCAAATGTAAAGGTAAATTTGATGTGGTGGACATAGACCCCTTCGGAACACCTGCACCATATGTTGAATCAGCGGCTGCCAGCCTTAAAGCAGGAGGGCTTGTCTGTGTCACTGCCACCGACACTTCTGCCCTGTGCGGCACCTACAGAAAACCATGTATAAGAAAGTACGGTGCTAAGCCTCTTCGAAATGAATATTGTCATGAAACTGGCCTCAGGATACTGGCTGGATTTCTTTCCCGTACCTTTTCCAAGTATAAGAAATGCCTGGATTTCCAGTTCTCACACAGCACTGAACATTACATGCGCCTCTATGCACTGGTTGGTAAAGGAGCTAAAAAAACAGATGAATCCCTTGAAAACATTGGTTACATAGCATACTGCCCCAAATGTCTTAATAGACAAGTTTTTAAGGGTATGGCTCCCAGGATATCCATGGATTGCCCTGAATGTGGTGAGGTTTGGAATGTTAGCGGACCCCTTTGGTGTGGGAAAATTCAGAATGCTGAGTTTTTAAATGGTATGCTTGATATGGTACCGGAAATGGAGATTAACCAGAAGAATGAGGTTATTAAACTCCTGGAAAAATGTCTGGCCGAGTCAGGTGCACCTCCCACATTTTATGATATCCATGCAATTTGTAGAAAATTGAAGATAAGCGCCCCTCCCATGGAGGGAGTCATGAATCTAATTAAAGATAGGGGTTACATGGTTACCAGAACTCATTTTAACCCAAATGGTTTGAAAACAGATGCCCCCTTATCTTTCATTGAAGATGTCATTGGTAGTTTTAAATAA